One window of Athalia rosae chromosome 4, iyAthRosa1.1, whole genome shotgun sequence genomic DNA carries:
- the LOC105690278 gene encoding zinc finger protein Xfin-like isoform X2, protein MYNLENFYDFRTACVNAVAMLERFLPSNNRDTGDGIQRHSVQFTQLHSEPFKKKENMPILIPEAPIVNPNGALGTPPRLNSDGEAYHEIEEILHQVVSDDGGEYHDDQKSDEYEMDMETNPSDFLEMTSIVTEDAEETDAPNQGGTHNESEIFQHTSEQHEVYVCSLCNKAFSSKGHLSLHARIHVGAGDIVGEKVITDDHTSYKRPYQCDLCNKSYSTAKHRWGHVSTTHRGHPAVTCRYCSRIYSTRTNLEEHIKSRHAGLPPPPELSLPYIQQDNKFQCKTCPKMYTNVTDLNKHSRVCAGDRKKELSKKISVHKSKSVIDTSDLSSVDSDDEGKDYRDAEAKLANNPQLTILKQALTKKESLKREHDEPRVNQKPKKISRTVSSDMETQKRWYCETCPESFVSVDSLKEHELLHDADKPFICILCEKDFALKSSLSRHIVASHGVDPTPIIDSDKCLKRPPAPQVLNKQPNRVVNESHIEISDSSLSPQRNAENDFEHDSSPENMIEIETVFVCEICTRDFNDRASLWLHIRATHKEYAAFACGVCLKICADNTQLLNHVNMYHGGSKLQVSEQRRYSCTICGRQHDSRKKLITHVSIHNVDPGYDPASFVQLNSNYYSENYNSNEANDQTLEVDADEGEKMDCYICYKSFPSEDHLIRHQRNAHKSEPLAPMGESAGNGSGTGSVSGNGNRAQYHLFFVCELCGSSHPSKWERWLHVSSIHSNEPAIRCDRDTCGKIFATRSLRNDHVQHHTAQGASPNTCEICGKLWGSRVDYWKHVMGVHSDTVPLICGVCLKVFPDVIQLSGHVKAKHWPLTNGDFSCDICGRPYSNKSKMSRHRKIHGLEADNYINNSVNETLNDLRRLEYSVPDSDLNCELCANLKFANLEELCNHRRNVHSLFPCDLCNKCYGRTSHLWKHVNRVHKGHEDVTCCYCLKTSASREHLAAHIAKIHRYEPETKKEIRESLNSKSPNEEDETPHHCEKCNKGFHKRYLLRRHMKGCQNYRKDPGALLTRCRACERIFKDRASLQKHLENHHSTYTCHLCNEDVTSKLGIMTHNRVHHMNHPDLTCDHANCKKLFRTREDLESHIKDHKYHSVPNVCDFCGDTVENKLKLKMHILSLHRNEIGVSCGVCLIPMKDPKDLKKHVEEVHNHILSKPNTCQVCGKRYASKWKAFDHTKKCHGKVFRTCKQCLAVFTEDEELRNHYADVHNVPKDQLSAFNYRLEVSSGKQDEYEPTDLLIKEEPDDLDFVEDGCDEDVSRPQRKRSAADTFDCESCHEIFLNNDTLFQHYRNVHNINPVKKFKKSKTSGISAKRKMRNRENFECKNCGKQFCTKTLFWNHINVCTRRNSVNKNSNNSSGTSILEAHLKNNNQIKKEDPEPISNESNLNIPDFNLFEDINLQLSGQKPVPDLMPISSMKGGSSSKCLRKDSRKVYDESTNTECACEVCGKQWPAKKHLWQHLIRFHRAEAAVTCGVCLKLCQTYEDLATHLKVAHEAILTGEGNNFTCKTCGRYHNARSKLLLHMSIHINYNGSQWCPNCHEGFEDEEKLKEHLKTCTEKCIEFYENSNDMDASVKNDDNQDKGSLIDDDNSLMEEVEEVEFESEVEGEATENHDNSNSDNTDSEASDSSTSDAEENDEDIEEEDDEENGIDHESRTHSRMTGDVSSDSQSEAENSDHAAEDITAHGGNDPNDKETINVPLSGSDDTNMENETQKDDKSPMEETDTNVSDLLKIDTGKTEDAPSGGLKIKSEIVNEIEFDEEPCELQNQALFKEEPGDYTDDEGPPILSPMVPLAMANSTEDHDVNDSEKTQYKRSPTTLESVKTEKPTVLCELDQIRNEIEKGEPSWSASDLVELNNDSNVKKFVITANNLTGILESDSDIENEEDRDSQGGDDASEIAEEAFENDENSEFEEITPEKDETDNDHQEEDIAESCDEQVEDNLGDTQNEVDMADDTSDKNTDEEIEDMDVGDNADTVQIPSLDGTVIMVANDADGNQILIQRNVSDFPNEDSNPEVTEYILEEENEYEMSNYEVASNEDATQQSDDSPVISDEENENDIEVAEEEQISISAKSNVSRT, encoded by the exons ATGTacaacttggaaaatttttacgatttccGGACTGCATGTGTCAATGCGGTGGCTATGCTCGAGAGATTTCTGCCATCTAATAACAGAGAT ACCGGAGATGGAATACAAAGGCATAGCGTTCAGTTTACTCAGCTGCACTCAGAACCTttcaagaagaaagaaaatatgcCAATACTCATTCCAGAGGCCCCGATAGTAAACCCTAATGGTGCTTTAGGAACTCCACCTAGATTGAATTCGGATGGAGAAGCATACCACGAAATTGAAGAGATTCTCCATCAAGTAGTCAGTGACGATG GTGGGGAGTATCACGACGACCAAAAATCAGATGAGTATGAGATGGACATGGAAACAAATCCCAGTGACTTTCTGGAAATGACCTCCATTGTCACGGAAGACGCAGAAGAAACCGACGCCCCCAATCAAGGAGGAACTCACAATGAATCGGAGATATTTCAACACACTTCAGAACAACACGAAGTTTATGTCTGTTCGTTATGCAACAAAGCCTTCAGTTCAAAAGGACATTTATCTCTACACGCTAGGATTCATGTTGGGGCCGGTGATATTGTTGGAGAAAAAGTTATTACCGACGATCACACATCCTACAAAAGACCATATCAATGTGATTTGTGTAACAAATCTTACTCCACTGCGAAACACAGATGGGGGCATGTATCGACGACTCATAG GGGACATCCCGCAGTAACATGTAGGTACTGTTCGCGCATTTATTCGACGAGAACTAATCTGGAGGAACACATAAAATCACGGCATGCAGGTTTACCGCCACCTCCCGAGTTGTCTTTGCCTTATATTCAACAAGACAATAAGTTCCAGTGCAAGACGTGTCCTAAGATGTACACAAACGTTACGGATTTGAATAAGCATAGTCGAGTATGCGCGGGAGACAGGAAGAAGGAATTgtctaaaaaaatatctgtgcACAAAAGTAAAAGTGTTATCGACACATCCGACTTGTCTAGCGTTGATTCAGACGACGAAGGAAAAGATTACAGAGACGCCGAAGCCAAATTGGCTAATAATCCACAGTTGACCATATTGAAACAGGCTCTgaccaaaaaagaaagtttGAAACGGGAACATGACGAGCCAAGGGTGAAccaaaagccgaaaaaaatatctagaaCAG TCAGCAGCGATATGGAGACACAGAAGAGGTGGTACTGTGAGACTTGCCCCGAAAGTTTCGTTTCCGTGGACAGCTTGAAAGAACATGAGCTCTTGCACGATGCTGACAAACCTTTTATTTGCATCCTATGTGAGAAGGACTTTGCATTGAAATCATCGCTCAGCCGACACATAGTAGCATCACATGGTGTTGATCCCACTCCCATAATCGATAGTGACAAATGCCTGAAAAGGCCTCCCGCTCCCCAAGTATTAAACAAGCAACCAAACCGAGTAGTAAATGAAAGCCACATCGAAATATCGGACTCCTCTTTATCCCCCCAG CGCAATGCTGAAAATGACTTTGAACATGACAGTAGTCCGGAGAACATGATTGAAATCGAAACTGTTTTCGTTTGCGAGATCTGTACTCGAGATTTCAATGACCGTGCTTCCTTATGGCTACATATTCGAGCAACCCACAAAGAGTATGCAGCATTTGCATGTGGCGTGTGTTTGAAGATCTGTGCAGACAATACCCAGCTGTTGAATCATGTGAACATGTATCACGGGGGATCAAAGTTACAAGTTTCCGAACAGAGAAG GTATAGTTGTACTATTTGTGGGAGGCAACacgattcgagaaaaaaattgataacacATGTCTCCATACACAATGTGGACCCAGGATATGATCCAGCAAGTTTTGTGCAACTTAACAGCAATTACTACAGTGAAAATTACAATAGTAACGAAGCGAACGATCAAACGTTAGAAGTTGATGCGgatgagggtgaaaaaatggaCTGCTACATTTGTTATAAATCCTTTCCAAGTGAGGATCATCTTATACGTCATCAAAGAAATGCTCATAAG TCCGAACCACTAGCACCAATGGGAGAATCTGCTGGCAATGGAAGCGGAACTGGTTCTGTGAGTGGTAATGGAAACCGAGCAcagtatcatttatttttcgtatgCGAATTATGTGGTAGTTCTCACCCAAGCAAATGGGAACGCTGGCTTCATGTCAGTAGTATTCACAGCAATGAGCCTGCTATTAGA TGTGATCGGGACACTTGTGGAAAGATCTTTGCAACCAGATCACTGCGCAACGACCACGTTCAGCATCATACTGCTCAAGGGGCTTCACCTAACACTTGTGAAATATGTGGGAAACTGTGGGGTAGCCGCGTCGATTACTGGAAGCACGTTATGGGCGTTCATTCGGATACTGTGCCTTTGATTTGCGGAGTCTGCCTAAAGGTTTTTCCTGACGTTATTCAACTAAGCGGTCATGTAAAAGCTAAGCATTGGCCGCTCACAAATGGGGATTTCAGTTGCGACATTTGTGGGAGACCATATTCAAACAAATCGAAAATGTCCAGACACAGAAAGATTCATGGGCTAGAAGCAGATAACTACATAAATAACAGCGTTAATGAAACATTGAACGATTTGAGGAGGCTTGAATACAGCGTTCCCGATTCAGATTTAAACTGTGAATTGTGCGCTAATTTAAAGTTCGCTAATTTAGAAGAATTATGCAATCACAGACGGAATGTTCACAGCTTGTTCCCCTGTGATTTGTGCAACAAGTGCTATGGCAGGACATCGCATTTATGGAAGCATGTTAATCGTGTACACAAAGGACATGAAGATGTGACCTGCTGTTACTGTTTAAAAACAAGCGCATCCAGAGAACATTTAGCTGCTCATATTGCAAAGATCCATAGGTACGAGccggagacaaaaaaagaaatcagagaATCTTTGAATTCGAAATCCCCGAACGAGGAAGATGAAACGCCCCATCACTgtgaaaaatgtaacaaaGGTTTCCACAAGAGATATTTGTTACGTCGCCACATGAAAGGCTGTCAGAACTATCGAAAAGACCCTGGAGCCTTATTGACTCGTTGTAGAGCTTGCGAAAGAATATTCAAGGATCGAGCTAGTCTTCAAAAACATCTAGAGAATCACCATAGCACCTATACTTGTCACTTATGCAACGAAGATGTTACGTCCAAATTGGGTATTATGACACATAATAGAGTTCACCATATGAATCATCCTGATCTGACTTGTGACCATGCCAATTGCAAAAAGTTATTCAGAACAAGAGAGGACTTGGAATCCCACATAAAGGATCACAAGTATCACAGCGTACCAAATGTCTGCGATTTTTGTGGTGACACAGTAGAGAATAAACTTAAATTGAAAATGCACATCCTGTCCTTAcatcgaaatgaaattggtGTTTCATGTGGTGTTTGTCTGATTCCTATGAAAGATCCTAAAGACCTGAAAAAACACGTCGAAGAGGTACACAACCATATTCTATCAAAGCCGAACACCTGTCAGGTTTGTGGAAAACGTTACGCTTCTAAGTGGAAGGCTTTTGATCATACAAAGAAATGTCATGGAAAAGTCTTCAGAACATGCAAACAGTGTCTTGCTGTTTTTACCGAAGATGAAGAGCTCAGAAATCACTACGCCGATGTTCACAATGTCCCAAAAGACCAGCTGTCTGCGTTCAATTATAGATTGGAGGTATCAAGTGGTAAACAAGATGAATACGAGCCAACGGATTTACTAATCAAAGAAGAACCTGATGACCTGGACTTTGTTGAAGATGGTTGCGACGAAGACGTAAGTCGGCCTCAAAGAAAAAGATCTGCGGCTGATACGTTCGATTGTGAATCATGTCACGAGATATTCCTGAATAACGACACCCTATTTCAACATTATCGTAATGTTCATAATATTAATCCAGttaaaaagttcaaaaaatctAAAACGAGCGGCATTAGTGCTAAGAGAAAAATGCGAAACAGAGAAAACTTCGAATgcaaaaattgtggaaaacaATTCTGTACCAAAACATTATTTTGGAATCATATCAACGTCTGTACAAGACGGAATAgcgtaaataaaaatagtaacaATAGTTCTGGCACGTCCATCCTAGAAGCACATCTgaagaataataatcaaataaaaaaagaagacccTGAACCTATTTCGAATGAATCGAATTTGAATATACCAGACTTTAATCTGTTTGAGGATATAAACTTACAACTATCCGGTCAGAAACCTGTACCTGATTTAATGCCAATATCGTCGATGAAAGGGGGTTCGAGCAGTAAATGCCTGCGTAAAGATTCGAGAAAGGTCTATGACGAATCTACGAACACTGAATGTGCTTGCGAAGTTTGTGGAAAGCAATGGCCAGCCAAAAAGCATTTGTGGCAACATCTTATTCGCTTTCATAGAGCAGAAGCAGCTGTTACATGTGGTGTTTGCCTGAAACTCTGCCAGACATACGAGGACTTGGCGACTCACCTGAAAGTTGCTCATGAAGCTATACTGACCGGCGAAGGTAACAACTTCACATGTAAGACTTGCGGTAGGTACCATAATGCGCGAAGTAAATTACTGTTACACATGAGCAtccatataaattataatggGAGTCAGTGGTGTCCAAACTGTCACGAAGGTtttgaagatgaagaaaagcTGAAAGAACACTTGAAAACTTGTACAGAAAAATGTattgaattttatgaaaatagtAATGACATGGATGCGAGTGTCAAAAACGACGATAACCAAGACAAAGGTAGTTTGATAGATGATGACAATTCCCTGATGGAAGAAGTAGAGGAGGTAGAATTTGAGTCAGAAGTAGAGGGTGAAGCGACAGAAAACCATGACAACAGTAACAGTGATAATACAGACAGCGAAGCTAGCGACAGCAGCACAAGCGACGCAgaagaaaatgacgaagataTTGAAGAGGAAGATGACGAAGAAAACGGAATCGACCATGAGTCTAGAACTCATAGTAGAATGACTGGAGATGTTAGCAGTGATTCTCAAAGTGAAGCTGAAAACTCTGACCATGCTGCTGAGGATATAACTGCACATGGGGGTAATGATCCAAACGATAAAGAGACCATCAACGTTCCTTTGAGTGGAAGTGACGATACAAATATGGAAAATGAAACGCAAAAGGATGATAAATCGCCAATGGAAGAGACAGATACGAATGTATCAGATCTGCTGAAAATCGATACAGGCAAAACTGAAGATGCTCCAAGCGGTGGActcaaaataaaatcagaaattgTTAATGAGATAGAATTTGATGAAGAACCTTGCGAACTACAAAATCAAGCCTTGTTTAAAGAGGAACCGGGAGATTACACCGATGACGAAGGCCCGCCTATTCTAAGTCCAATGGTACCATTGGCAATGGCAAATAGTACAGAAGATCACGATGTGAATGATTCAGAAAAGACTCAATATAAACGAAGTCCGACGACCCTAGAATCGGTAAAGACTGAAAAGCCCACAGTCTTGTGTGAGTTGGACCAGATccgaaatgaaatagaaaaaggcgAACCATCGTGGTCTGCATCTGACTTGGTGGAGTTAAACAATGATTCAAACGTAAAAAAGTTTGTTATAACAGCGAATAATCTTACAGGGATCTTAGAATCAGATTCTGATatcgaaaacgaagaagacaGGGATTCCCAAGGTGGGGATGATGCTTCGGAGATAGCGGAAGAAGCTTTTGAAAACGACGAGAAttcagaatttgaagaaatcactccagaaaaagatgaaacagATAATGACCATCAGGAAGAAGATATAGCGGAAAGTTGCGACGAACAAGTGGAAGATAATTTAGGTGACACGCAAAACGAAGTTGACATGGCAGATGATACTTCGGACAAGAACACCGATGAAGAAATAGAGGACATGGATGTAGGTGATAACGCAGACACTGTACAAATACCTAGTTTAGATGGAACTGTGATTATGGTAGCCAATGATGCCGATGGTAATCAAATTTTGATACAGCGTAATGTTTCTGATTTTCCCAACGAAGATTCAAACCCTGAAGTGACAGAATATATTTTAGAGGAAGAAAACGAATATGAAATGAGTAACTATGAGGTTGCGTCAAACGAGGATGCAACACAGCAATCCGACGATAGTCCTGTAATTtcagatgaagaaaatgaaaatgatatcgAAGTAGCGGAAGAGGAGCAGATATCCATCAGTGCCAAAAGTAATGTGTCAAGGACGTAA